One Paracidovorax avenae ATCC 19860 genomic region harbors:
- the def gene encoding peptide deformylase — translation MAIHDILKMGDERLLRIARPVAEFGTPSLLQLVQDMRDTMRAVNGAGLAAPQIGVDLQVVIFGSNERNPRYPDRPLVPPTVLVNPRITPLGDEEEEDWEGCLSVPGLRGVVPRWSRIHYAGFDEHGTPIDRTVEGFHARVVQHECDHLVGKLYPMRIRDFSRFGYADVLFPDIAEHEDD, via the coding sequence ATGGCCATCCACGACATCCTCAAGATGGGCGACGAGCGTCTTCTGCGCATCGCCCGGCCCGTCGCCGAATTCGGCACGCCTTCGCTGCTGCAGCTGGTGCAGGACATGCGGGACACCATGCGCGCGGTGAATGGCGCGGGCCTCGCCGCGCCGCAGATCGGGGTGGACCTGCAGGTGGTGATCTTCGGCTCGAACGAGCGCAATCCGCGCTACCCCGACCGGCCGCTGGTACCGCCCACGGTACTGGTGAATCCGCGGATCACGCCGCTGGGCGACGAAGAGGAAGAGGACTGGGAAGGGTGCCTGTCCGTGCCGGGGCTGCGGGGCGTGGTGCCGCGCTGGTCGCGCATCCACTACGCGGGCTTCGACGAGCATGGCACTCCGATCGACCGCACGGTGGAAGGCTTCCATGCCCGGGTGGTGCAGCACGAGTGCGACCACCTGGTGGGCAAGCTGTACCCGATGCGCATCCGCGACTTCTCGCGCTTCGGCTATGCGGACGTGCTGTTCCCGGACATCGCGGAGCACGAGGACGACTGA
- a CDS encoding [protein-PII] uridylyltransferase, which produces MPPTLSELQPLRDAYRQDKATLLASLQSRGASTRSVRPLLGKLSALADRLLRTLWQRAGLPDSLALLAVGGYGRAQLFPYSDVDVLVLLPDGSEADCEGPLRPAIEAFIGSCWDAGLEIGSSVRTVAECLTEAAADVTVQTSLLEARRIIGSATLVADFQERYDAQMDPEAFLVAKTLEMRQRHNKYENTPYALEPNCKESPGGLRDLQTVLWVARASGLGRNWKELAAHGLATDFEVRQIERNEALLFLIRAHLHAIAGRHEDRLVFDLQTAVAESFGYRNQAAAEGQRQRLRASESLMRRYYWAAKAVSQLSQILLLNIEERLSPPSHELRPINERFYDKSGLIEVASDDLYHRAPHAILETFLLYETEEGLKDLSVRTLRALYNARGVMDAAFRRDPVNRQQFLRILQQPVGITHAMRLMNQTSVLGRYLWPFRRIVGQMQHDLFHVYTVDQHILMVLRNVRRFFMPEHAHEYPFCSQLAGGWDKPWLLYLAALFHDIGKGRGGDHSRIGAEEVRHFCRQHGVSAEDAALVEFLVAEHLAMSQVAQKQDLTDPDVIAAFARRVGSERRLTALYLLTVADIRGTSPKVWNAWKGKLLEDLYRATLRTLGGRAPDAAAEVEARKREALVLLALNAQPFEGHKKLWDTLDVGYFMRHEAADIAWHARHMARHVGAGRSVVRARQSLAGEGLQVAVYAPDQPDLFARICGYFDRAGFSILDARVHTASNGHALDTFQIVAPEQAGHYRELTHMVESELARTIEEGGALPEPGRKRVSRRVKSFPITPRVALRPDEKAQRWILHISASDRAGLLYLVARVLSRHHLNVQLAKVSTLGERVEDTFLIQGPELQHNARQIQIETELLEALSG; this is translated from the coding sequence ATGCCGCCCACGCTTTCGGAACTCCAGCCCCTGCGCGACGCCTACCGGCAGGACAAGGCCACCCTGCTGGCCAGCCTGCAGTCCCGGGGGGCGTCCACCCGCAGCGTGCGCCCCCTGCTCGGCAAGCTCTCCGCCCTCGCCGACCGGCTGCTGCGCACCCTGTGGCAGCGGGCCGGCCTGCCGGACAGCCTGGCGCTGCTGGCCGTGGGCGGCTACGGCCGCGCCCAGCTGTTCCCCTATTCCGACGTGGACGTGCTCGTGCTGCTGCCCGACGGCAGCGAAGCCGACTGCGAAGGCCCGCTGCGCCCCGCCATCGAGGCCTTCATCGGCAGCTGCTGGGACGCCGGGCTGGAAATCGGATCCAGCGTGCGCACCGTGGCCGAGTGCCTGACCGAGGCCGCAGCCGACGTGACCGTGCAGACCTCGCTGCTGGAGGCCCGCCGCATCATCGGCAGCGCTACCCTGGTGGCGGATTTCCAGGAGCGCTACGACGCTCAGATGGACCCGGAGGCCTTCCTGGTCGCCAAGACCCTGGAAATGCGCCAGAGGCACAACAAATACGAGAACACGCCCTACGCGCTGGAGCCCAACTGCAAGGAGTCGCCCGGGGGCCTGCGCGACCTGCAGACCGTGCTCTGGGTGGCCCGCGCCAGCGGCCTGGGCCGCAACTGGAAGGAACTGGCCGCCCACGGCCTCGCCACCGACTTCGAGGTACGGCAGATCGAGCGCAACGAAGCCCTGCTGTTCCTCATCCGCGCGCACCTGCATGCCATCGCCGGCCGGCACGAAGACCGGCTCGTCTTCGACCTGCAGACCGCCGTGGCCGAGTCCTTCGGCTACCGCAACCAGGCCGCCGCCGAAGGGCAGCGCCAGCGCCTGCGGGCGAGCGAAAGCCTCATGCGCCGCTATTACTGGGCGGCCAAGGCGGTCTCGCAGCTCAGCCAGATCCTGCTGCTCAACATCGAGGAACGCCTCTCGCCGCCTTCCCACGAACTGCGGCCCATCAACGAGCGCTTCTACGACAAGTCAGGCCTCATCGAAGTCGCCAGCGACGACCTCTACCACCGCGCCCCGCACGCCATCCTGGAAACCTTCCTGCTCTATGAGACCGAGGAAGGGCTGAAGGACCTGTCGGTACGCACCCTGCGCGCGCTCTACAACGCCCGCGGCGTCATGGACGCCGCCTTCCGCCGCGACCCCGTCAACCGGCAGCAGTTCCTGCGCATCCTCCAGCAGCCCGTGGGCATCACCCATGCCATGCGGCTGATGAACCAGACCTCGGTGCTGGGCCGCTACCTCTGGCCCTTCCGGCGCATCGTCGGGCAGATGCAGCACGACCTGTTCCACGTCTATACAGTGGACCAGCACATCCTCATGGTGCTGCGCAACGTGCGCCGCTTCTTCATGCCCGAGCATGCGCACGAATACCCCTTCTGCTCCCAGCTCGCCGGCGGATGGGACAAGCCCTGGCTGCTGTACCTCGCAGCCCTCTTCCACGATATCGGCAAGGGCCGCGGCGGCGACCACTCACGCATCGGCGCCGAGGAAGTGCGCCACTTCTGCCGCCAGCACGGCGTGAGCGCGGAAGACGCCGCGCTCGTCGAATTCCTGGTGGCCGAGCACCTCGCCATGAGCCAGGTGGCGCAGAAGCAGGACCTCACCGACCCCGATGTCATCGCCGCATTCGCCCGGCGCGTGGGCAGCGAGCGGCGCCTCACCGCGCTGTACCTGCTCACCGTCGCGGACATCCGCGGCACCAGCCCCAAGGTCTGGAACGCCTGGAAAGGCAAGCTGCTGGAAGACCTCTACCGCGCCACGCTGCGCACGCTGGGCGGGCGCGCTCCGGACGCCGCCGCCGAGGTCGAGGCCCGCAAGCGCGAAGCGCTGGTCCTGCTCGCGCTCAACGCCCAGCCCTTCGAGGGCCACAAGAAGCTCTGGGACACGCTGGACGTCGGCTACTTCATGCGGCACGAGGCGGCAGACATCGCCTGGCACGCGCGCCACATGGCCCGCCACGTGGGCGCGGGACGCTCGGTCGTTCGTGCCCGCCAGTCGCTGGCCGGCGAAGGCCTGCAGGTGGCCGTGTACGCCCCCGACCAGCCGGATCTCTTCGCGCGCATCTGCGGCTATTTCGACCGCGCGGGATTCAGCATCCTGGACGCGCGCGTGCACACCGCCAGCAACGGCCACGCGCTCGACACCTTCCAGATCGTCGCACCGGAGCAGGCCGGCCACTACCGCGAACTCACCCACATGGTCGAGAGCGAACTCGCGCGCACCATCGAGGAAGGCGGAGCGCTGCCCGAACCCGGCCGCAAGCGCGTCTCGCGCCGGGTCAAGAGCTTTCCCATCACGCCGCGCGTGGCCCTGCGGCCGGACGAGAAGGCCCAGCGCTGGATCCTGCACATATCCGCCAGCGACCGCGCCGGCCTGCTCTACCTGGTTGCGCGCGTGCTCTCGCGCCACCACCTCAACGTGCAACTCGCCAAGGTGAGCACGCTGGGCGAGCGCGTAGAAGACACCTTCCTCATCCAGGGCCCGGAACTGCAGCACAACGCGCGGCAGATCCAGATCGAGACCGAACTGTTGGAAGCGCTGTCGGGCTGA
- the map gene encoding type I methionyl aminopeptidase, giving the protein MSITIKSAEEIAGMREACRLASEVLDHITPHIRPGITTNDVDRLAAECMAAQGTISATIGYQPPGYPPYPKSLCTSLNHVVCHGIPNDKPLKKGDIMNVDVTVITKDGWYGDNSRMYLIGDVSIAAKRLCQLTFEAMWLGILQVKPGAHLGDIGHAIQKFAEGHGLSVVREFCGHGIGKKFHEEPQVLHYGRPGTLEELVPGMTFTIEPMLNAGRREVKEHGNDGWTIVTKDHSLSAQWEHTVLVTETGYEVLTLSAGSPPLPPFVTAVKT; this is encoded by the coding sequence ATGAGCATCACCATCAAGTCCGCCGAGGAAATCGCCGGCATGCGCGAAGCCTGCCGCCTGGCTTCGGAAGTGCTGGACCACATCACGCCCCATATCCGTCCCGGCATCACCACGAACGACGTGGATCGGCTCGCCGCCGAGTGCATGGCCGCACAGGGCACCATCTCGGCCACCATCGGCTACCAGCCGCCGGGCTACCCGCCCTACCCCAAGTCGCTCTGCACCTCGCTCAACCACGTGGTCTGCCACGGGATTCCGAACGACAAGCCCCTCAAGAAGGGCGACATCATGAATGTGGACGTCACCGTCATCACCAAGGACGGCTGGTACGGCGACAACAGCCGCATGTACCTGATCGGCGATGTCTCCATCGCCGCGAAGCGCCTGTGCCAGCTCACCTTCGAGGCGATGTGGCTGGGCATCCTGCAGGTGAAACCGGGGGCGCACCTGGGCGACATCGGCCATGCCATCCAGAAGTTCGCAGAAGGCCACGGCCTGTCGGTGGTGCGCGAGTTCTGCGGCCACGGCATCGGCAAGAAATTCCACGAAGAACCCCAGGTGCTGCACTACGGCCGCCCCGGCACGCTCGAGGAACTGGTGCCGGGCATGACCTTCACCATCGAGCCCATGCTCAACGCCGGCCGCCGCGAGGTCAAGGAGCACGGCAACGACGGCTGGACCATCGTCACCAAGGACCACAGCCTGTCAGCCCAGTGGGAGCACACGGTGCTCGTGACCGAGACGGGCTATGAGGTCCTCACCCTGTCGGCCGGCTCGCCGCCGCTGCCGCCGTTCGTCACGGCCGTGAAGACCTGA